One stretch of Anolis sagrei isolate rAnoSag1 chromosome 11, rAnoSag1.mat, whole genome shotgun sequence DNA includes these proteins:
- the MRPL41 gene encoding large ribosomal subunit protein mL41: protein MGVLSEVSRGLVRGADRMSAWTSKRGPRTFYKSRGAKMLGYRTAGGKFRLVPEQVPRLVVPDLSGFRLKAYVSYRAPAGSEPPLTARALFQRTAAAQIEKDLKEGAFDPERLEKYGFEPSQEGKLFQLFPKNFVR, encoded by the coding sequence ATGGGCGTGCTGAGCGAGGTGAGCCGGGGCCTAGTCCGCGGGGCGGACCGGATGTCGGCCTGGACTAGCAAGCGAGGCCCGCGGACTTTCTACAAGAGCCGCGGAGCGAAGATGCTGGGCTACCGGACGGCCGGGGGAAAGTTCCGGCTGGTCCCAGAGCAAGTCCCGCGGCTGGTGGTGCCGGACTTGAGCGGCTTCAGGCTCAAGGCCTACGTGTCCTACAGAGCGCCGGCCGGCAGCGAGCCTCCCCTCACGGCCCGGGCCTTGTTCCAGCGCACCGCCGCCGCCCAGATCGAGAAGGACCTGAAAGAAGGCGCCTTCGACCCGGAAAGGCTGGAGAAGTACGGCTTCGAGCCCAGCCAGGAAGGGAAGCTCTTCCAGCTCTTCCCCAAGAACTTCGTCCGGTAG